A part of Paenibacillus sp. sptzw28 genomic DNA contains:
- a CDS encoding carbon-nitrogen family hydrolase: MTDKLRIALVQMHVEAGDPEANFGRLEEKLEEAVRGKEKPGLIMLPEMWNTGYALEQINALADADGKRTKEFISAFSRKHGVQLIAGSIAEQRQSGVYNTIYVFNEQGNVEADYSKIHLFRLMDEEKHLQAGDKIGRLKVSGADAGMMICYDIRFPELSRKLALEGAKLLFVPAQWPNPRLHHWRTLLMARAIENQMFVIACNRCGTSGESSFFGHSLVIDPWGEIIAEAGEEETILRAEIDLSIVDAVRAKIPVFEDRRPSLY; encoded by the coding sequence ATGACAGATAAACTGAGGATCGCGCTGGTGCAGATGCATGTTGAAGCCGGTGATCCCGAGGCGAACTTCGGCAGGCTGGAAGAGAAGCTTGAAGAGGCGGTACGTGGCAAGGAGAAGCCCGGCCTGATTATGCTTCCGGAGATGTGGAATACCGGGTATGCGCTGGAGCAAATCAACGCACTCGCAGATGCGGACGGCAAGCGAACCAAGGAGTTCATCTCAGCGTTCAGCCGCAAACACGGGGTTCAGCTGATTGCAGGGTCGATTGCGGAACAGCGCCAGAGCGGCGTTTATAATACGATTTACGTTTTTAACGAGCAGGGGAATGTAGAAGCGGATTACTCGAAAATTCATCTGTTCCGTCTTATGGATGAAGAAAAGCATTTGCAGGCAGGGGATAAAATCGGGCGCTTAAAAGTCTCCGGGGCTGATGCGGGGATGATGATCTGCTATGACATCAGATTTCCGGAGCTCTCCCGCAAGCTGGCTCTGGAAGGGGCGAAGCTCCTGTTTGTCCCTGCGCAGTGGCCGAATCCGCGGCTTCATCACTGGCGGACTCTGCTTATGGCGCGCGCGATCGAAAATCAGATGTTCGTTATTGCCTGCAACCGCTGCGGCACGAGCGGCGAAAGCTCATTCTTCGGGCATTCCCTTGTTATCGACCCTTGGGGAGAAATTATCGCCGAAGCGGGAGAGGAGGAAACAATCCTCCGGGCTGAAATCGATCTATCCATCGTCGATGCGGTGCGCGCGAAGATTCCGGTATTTGAAGACCGCCGTCCAAGCTTGTATTAA
- the nth gene encoding endonuclease III: MNAKDKMAYILRVIGEMFPDAHCELNHRNPFELTIAVLLSAQCTDETVNKVTADLFQKYQSPADYLAVPQSELEQDIRRIGLFRNKAANIQKLCRILIDEYGGEVPEKHEELTKLPGVGRKTANVVVSNAFGVPAIAVDTHVERVSKRLGAAKPDDSVLEVEKKLMKLVPRDQWTDTHHRLIFFGRYHCKAQNPQCHVCPLLEICKEGKQRMKPAVNRKAKAK; this comes from the coding sequence TTGAACGCGAAGGACAAAATGGCTTACATTCTGCGGGTCATTGGTGAAATGTTCCCGGACGCTCACTGTGAGCTCAATCACCGCAATCCGTTTGAACTGACGATAGCCGTATTGCTTTCGGCTCAGTGTACCGATGAAACTGTGAATAAAGTCACGGCCGATTTGTTCCAAAAATATCAGTCGCCTGCCGATTATTTGGCGGTCCCGCAAAGTGAGCTTGAGCAGGATATTCGCCGGATCGGCTTATTCCGCAACAAGGCGGCCAACATTCAGAAGCTGTGCCGCATTCTCATTGATGAATATGGCGGCGAAGTGCCGGAAAAGCACGAGGAACTGACGAAGCTGCCGGGTGTCGGCCGGAAAACGGCGAATGTAGTCGTTTCAAATGCTTTTGGCGTTCCAGCGATCGCTGTAGACACTCATGTAGAACGAGTCTCAAAACGGCTTGGTGCTGCAAAGCCCGATGATAGCGTGTTGGAAGTTGAGAAGAAGCTGATGAAGCTTGTTCCGCGCGATCAGTGGACGGATACTCACCATCGGCTTATTTTTTTTGGAAGGTATCACTGTAAAGCCCAAAACCCGCAGTGCCACGTATGTCCGCTGCTGGAAATTTGCAAAGAAGGAAAACAACGTATGAAACCTGCCGTAAACCGAAAGGCTAAGGCTAAATGA
- a CDS encoding LysR family transcriptional regulator, with amino-acid sequence MEFRQLQYVIQIAKEKNFSRAAEKLHIAQPSLSQQLSKLEKEIGVLLFRRTTNSVELTHAGSVFVNKAQNILDSIEQLKQELDDLAHMRKGKLVVGSLPITGSHVLPLVLPVFGKRYPEIEVVLVEDSSSRLEQLTASGQTDLSLLSLPLQEPSLAYEPIIDEEICLAVPQEHPLALRGNQVQIAELASEPFVILKKGQGFRQIAIELCEKAGFQPRIVFESGNIETVQSLVAAGMGIAFVPKMVTRAQWNEFAPVYLQFAAPTPSRTLVVASRKGRYLSKAAEAFIDTMKSTVESHFNG; translated from the coding sequence TTGGAATTTCGCCAGCTGCAGTACGTCATACAGATCGCCAAAGAAAAAAACTTTTCCCGCGCGGCGGAAAAGCTTCATATCGCCCAGCCATCGCTCAGCCAGCAGCTCTCGAAACTTGAGAAGGAAATCGGGGTTCTGCTGTTTCGCCGCACCACCAATTCCGTCGAGCTTACTCATGCAGGCTCGGTGTTCGTCAATAAGGCGCAAAATATCCTAGACAGCATCGAGCAGCTCAAGCAGGAGCTCGACGATTTAGCGCATATGCGCAAAGGTAAGCTGGTCGTCGGCAGCCTGCCAATAACGGGCTCGCATGTGCTGCCGTTGGTGCTGCCGGTATTCGGCAAGCGTTACCCTGAAATCGAGGTTGTGCTCGTCGAGGACAGCTCCTCCCGGCTTGAGCAGTTGACCGCGAGCGGCCAGACCGACCTCAGCCTCCTGTCGCTCCCGCTGCAGGAGCCATCCCTTGCTTATGAACCGATAATTGACGAAGAAATTTGTCTGGCGGTCCCCCAGGAACATCCGCTTGCCCTCAGAGGGAACCAGGTACAAATCGCCGAGCTTGCAAGCGAGCCGTTCGTTATATTGAAGAAAGGCCAAGGTTTCCGCCAAATCGCGATTGAATTATGTGAAAAAGCGGGCTTTCAGCCGCGGATCGTGTTCGAAAGCGGAAATATCGAGACCGTGCAATCGCTTGTCGCGGCCGGCATGGGAATCGCCTTTGTGCCGAAGATGGTGACTCGGGCCCAGTGGAATGAGTTTGCTCCCGTTTATTTGCAGTTCGCGGCGCCAACCCCTTCCAGGACGCTGGTCGTCGCAAGCCGCAAAGGCCGTTATCTGTCGAAAGCGGCGGAAGCTTTTATAGATACGATGAAGTCCACCGTGGAAAGCCATTTCAACGGATAA
- the leuD gene encoding 3-isopropylmalate dehydratase small subunit, whose product MEAFKKLTGLVAPVDRVNVDTDAIIPKQFLKRIERSGFGQFLFFEWRWDEKGEVIPEFSLNQPRYKGASVLISRANFGCGSSREHAPWAILDYGFKVVIAPSFADIFYNNCFKNGILPIRLSEEQVEDLFQRTNKQEGYELTVDLENNKITDNAGLEIAFELDEHRRQFLLQGLDDIGLTLQHEDKISAYEAARTAF is encoded by the coding sequence ATGGAAGCATTCAAAAAGCTGACGGGTCTTGTTGCCCCGGTAGACCGTGTAAACGTGGACACGGACGCTATTATTCCGAAACAGTTTCTCAAACGCATCGAACGGAGCGGCTTCGGCCAGTTTCTGTTCTTCGAATGGCGCTGGGACGAGAAGGGTGAGGTTATTCCCGAATTCAGCCTTAATCAGCCGCGCTATAAAGGCGCTTCGGTTCTGATTTCCCGGGCCAACTTCGGCTGCGGGTCCTCCCGCGAGCATGCGCCATGGGCGATACTCGATTACGGCTTCAAGGTCGTAATCGCACCATCGTTCGCCGATATCTTCTACAATAACTGCTTCAAAAACGGCATTCTGCCGATCCGTCTGAGCGAAGAACAGGTTGAAGACTTGTTCCAGCGGACGAACAAACAGGAAGGCTACGAGCTGACGGTGGACCTCGAAAACAACAAGATCACCGATAATGCCGGCCTTGAAATCGCCTTCGAGCTTGATGAGCACCGCCGCCAATTTCTTCTGCAGGGGCTTGACGATATCGGTCTTACCCTGCAGCACGAAGATAAAATCTCGGCATATGAAGCAGCTCGTACCGCATTCTGA
- the leuC gene encoding 3-isopropylmalate dehydratase large subunit, translating to MAKRTMFEKIWDNHVIHSEAGKPSILYIDLQLVHEVTSPQAFEGLRLTGRKVRRPDLTFATMDHNVPTKDRFNITDPISKQQIDTLTQNCKDFGVTLFDLDSIDQGVVHVMGPELGLTHPGKTIVCGDSHTSTHGAFGALAFGIGTSEVEHVLATQCLQQSKAKTMEIRFSGSRKPGVTAKDMILGVIAKYGTDFATGYVLEFTGEAIRSLSMEERMTVCNMSIEAGARAGLIAPDETTFNYLRGREYAPQGEAYDRAVAVWKELATDEGATYDKVVHFDVDSLIPQVTWGTSPGMGTDITSNVPVPSELPTENERKAAEAALEYMGLTPGTPMSEIPIDYVFIGSCTNGRIEDLRAAAEIAKGYKVSERVTAIVVPGSGRVKIQAEKEGLDKIFTEAGFEWRDAGCSMCLAMNPDVLQPGQRCASTSNRNFEGRQGRGGRTHLVSPAMAAAAAIMGKFTDVRDWKIKSEVLN from the coding sequence ATGGCTAAAAGAACAATGTTTGAAAAGATCTGGGACAACCACGTCATTCACTCCGAGGCCGGCAAACCGAGCATTTTGTATATCGATTTGCAGCTGGTGCATGAAGTGACTTCTCCGCAAGCGTTCGAAGGACTTCGGTTAACCGGCCGCAAGGTGCGCCGTCCGGACCTGACGTTTGCGACCATGGACCATAACGTCCCTACGAAAGACCGCTTCAATATTACGGATCCGATTTCGAAGCAGCAAATCGACACCCTGACACAGAACTGTAAGGATTTCGGCGTGACCCTGTTTGACCTGGACAGCATCGACCAAGGCGTCGTGCACGTTATGGGACCTGAGCTTGGTCTGACGCATCCTGGCAAAACGATCGTTTGCGGCGACAGCCACACATCCACACACGGCGCTTTCGGCGCTCTGGCGTTCGGCATCGGCACTTCCGAGGTTGAACACGTCCTGGCAACGCAATGCCTGCAGCAATCGAAGGCGAAAACGATGGAAATCCGCTTCAGTGGCAGCCGCAAGCCGGGCGTAACGGCGAAAGATATGATCCTAGGCGTTATTGCGAAATACGGCACCGACTTTGCGACCGGCTACGTATTGGAATTCACAGGCGAAGCGATCCGCTCACTGTCGATGGAAGAACGGATGACGGTCTGCAACATGTCGATTGAAGCAGGCGCTCGCGCAGGTCTCATCGCACCGGATGAAACTACGTTCAACTACCTGCGCGGACGGGAATACGCTCCACAAGGCGAAGCTTACGACCGTGCGGTAGCAGTATGGAAAGAGCTGGCTACCGATGAAGGCGCAACGTACGATAAGGTAGTCCATTTCGACGTGGATTCGCTTATCCCCCAAGTTACATGGGGAACAAGCCCTGGCATGGGTACCGACATTACTTCCAATGTACCGGTTCCGTCTGAGCTTCCTACCGAGAACGAACGAAAAGCGGCTGAAGCCGCTCTCGAATATATGGGCCTCACGCCCGGTACTCCAATGAGTGAAATTCCGATAGATTATGTCTTTATCGGTTCCTGCACCAACGGACGTATCGAAGACCTTCGCGCCGCGGCCGAAATAGCCAAGGGCTACAAAGTAAGCGAACGGGTAACGGCGATCGTCGTACCGGGTTCGGGACGCGTGAAGATTCAGGCCGAGAAGGAAGGGCTTGACAAAATCTTCACGGAAGCCGGATTCGAATGGCGCGACGCGGGCTGCTCGATGTGTCTGGCGATGAACCCCGACGTGCTTCAGCCGGGCCAGCGCTGCGCATCGACCTCCAACCGGAACTTCGAAGGCCGTCAGGGCCGCGGCGGACGCACGCACCTTGTTTCGCCGGCTATGGCGGCGGCAGCTGCCATCATGGGCAAATTCACAGACGTTCGCGACTGGAAAATCAAGTCCGAAGTGTTGAACTAA
- a CDS encoding NAD/NADP transhydrogenase alpha subunit, with product MKCISVYTKDFALFSDIYEQIMDAPPADNEELIIEGVTVSDAGEVPDQYIERMRVKPEVVVMKEKERNVTILQHGEVFEICMPSAQSA from the coding sequence ATGAAATGCATTTCGGTTTATACGAAGGATTTCGCATTGTTCTCAGATATTTACGAGCAGATTATGGATGCTCCTCCGGCGGACAATGAAGAACTGATCATTGAAGGAGTTACCGTCAGCGATGCGGGAGAAGTGCCCGATCAATACATTGAACGCATGCGCGTAAAGCCGGAAGTGGTCGTAATGAAAGAGAAGGAGCGTAACGTTACGATCCTTCAGCACGGCGAAGTGTTTGAGATTTGTATGCCATCCGCTCAAAGCGCTTAA
- a CDS encoding GerMN domain-containing protein — MKHQATIRLLLVMLAVSIVFTVSACGAQTEMKQGSGSTDKQPATAVTGEQQTTTAPAVKTEQINVYYSDKELTGLHEQKAQIQYNNTKQKAEEAFKQLQKDGVNGTMSLWKNVQLLSVKEEGGAVTFDIHIPENARFGAPGEEYALESIQKTMFQFDDIKSIDLLVDGEKADSLMGHESLDHPIMRQ; from the coding sequence ATGAAACATCAAGCGACCATCCGTTTATTGCTCGTCATGCTTGCCGTTTCGATTGTATTTACCGTTAGTGCCTGCGGAGCGCAGACTGAAATGAAGCAAGGCTCCGGTTCGACAGACAAGCAGCCGGCAACCGCCGTAACAGGTGAACAGCAGACTACGACTGCGCCTGCAGTTAAAACGGAACAAATCAACGTCTACTATTCGGACAAGGAACTTACCGGACTTCACGAGCAAAAAGCGCAAATCCAATATAACAACACGAAGCAAAAAGCGGAAGAAGCATTCAAGCAGCTTCAGAAGGACGGAGTAAACGGAACGATGTCGTTGTGGAAAAACGTCCAGCTCTTAAGCGTCAAAGAAGAGGGCGGAGCAGTTACCTTCGATATACATATACCCGAAAATGCACGTTTCGGAGCGCCCGGCGAAGAGTATGCGCTGGAATCCATCCAGAAAACGATGTTCCAGTTTGACGATATCAAATCGATCGACCTCCTCGTTGATGGCGAGAAGGCCGACAGCTTGATGGGACATGAATCGCTAGACCATCCGATTATGAGACAATAA
- a CDS encoding N-acetylmuramoyl-L-alanine amidase: MKKFVTAVLLLSLMITVFPALVGAAAATAPKLYLNGKQLQTTAQAQLVGQSTLVPVRTVTEGLGFDVDWSPPNVNISNGETSMVLTIGSSTAIVNDREIKLESPAIISSGVTLVPLRFVSEQFGLDVFWDKQTKSVYLNEKAEKPPVVLPGTDNGGGTNGNSGTEQGTGTGTGGNGTGGNTVPGGSADGTGANGSAPAEVKGTLKSIEYDGLGTVSLAYDGEIGHLVQETIAGEGTVKQKIAIDLPDTKFASDFTPGFISGSTGQILTDTHPSLVGIRYSLYNDKPSTVRVVLDLTAPTPINIVREDKLIRIEVLQPTAPAAPAVPQGPVQGVYKVVLDAGHGGKDPGAQAVNGRYEKEYNLAIVLKVKALLDKETKIKPYLTRSDDTFVELNERAKIANDLKADLFISFHANRTDSSSVNGAETYYSRDDSRAFANVMQKHLVAGTGFADRKVRQANFAVIKKTTMPAVLMEAGYLSNKSDTAALFDDARQNRIAAEIVAGIKEYLKIS, from the coding sequence ATGAAGAAGTTTGTAACCGCTGTATTGCTGTTGTCGTTAATGATTACGGTGTTCCCTGCTCTTGTAGGAGCTGCAGCCGCTACCGCGCCGAAACTTTATTTGAACGGAAAGCAGCTGCAAACGACCGCACAGGCCCAGCTCGTAGGCCAGTCTACGCTTGTGCCGGTACGGACGGTGACGGAAGGGCTCGGCTTTGACGTCGATTGGTCTCCACCCAATGTGAACATTTCCAATGGGGAAACAAGCATGGTACTGACGATCGGAAGCTCAACCGCGATCGTCAACGATCGGGAGATAAAGCTCGAATCGCCTGCAATCATCTCGAGCGGCGTCACTCTCGTCCCTCTTCGTTTTGTAAGTGAACAGTTTGGTCTTGATGTTTTTTGGGACAAGCAGACAAAGTCTGTCTATCTTAATGAGAAGGCCGAGAAGCCCCCGGTTGTACTCCCTGGTACCGACAATGGGGGAGGCACGAATGGGAATTCCGGCACGGAACAAGGTACCGGAACAGGCACGGGCGGAAACGGAACGGGAGGAAATACGGTACCGGGAGGATCTGCCGATGGCACCGGTGCAAACGGTTCAGCGCCCGCGGAAGTAAAAGGAACATTGAAATCGATAGAGTATGATGGACTTGGCACTGTTTCCTTAGCGTATGATGGAGAAATCGGCCATTTGGTTCAAGAAACGATAGCCGGTGAAGGAACCGTAAAGCAGAAGATCGCGATTGATTTACCGGACACCAAATTCGCATCCGACTTCACTCCAGGATTTATTAGCGGCTCAACCGGCCAGATTTTGACGGATACGCATCCATCACTGGTCGGGATCAGGTATTCGCTCTACAATGACAAGCCTTCTACCGTTCGAGTCGTGCTTGATTTGACGGCGCCAACGCCAATTAACATCGTCCGCGAGGACAAGCTTATCCGAATCGAGGTCCTTCAACCGACAGCACCGGCTGCTCCGGCAGTGCCTCAAGGACCGGTGCAAGGCGTATATAAGGTCGTCCTCGATGCAGGCCATGGCGGGAAAGACCCAGGCGCGCAAGCGGTAAACGGACGTTACGAGAAGGAATATAATCTTGCGATTGTACTCAAAGTGAAAGCGCTGCTGGACAAAGAAACGAAAATTAAACCGTATTTGACAAGGTCCGACGATACATTCGTGGAACTGAACGAACGGGCTAAAATCGCCAATGATTTGAAAGCGGATTTGTTTATTTCATTTCATGCAAACCGGACGGACAGCTCTAGCGTGAACGGTGCAGAAACCTATTACAGCCGCGATGACAGCCGCGCCTTCGCCAATGTTATGCAAAAGCATCTCGTTGCCGGAACCGGATTCGCCGACCGCAAGGTACGGCAGGCGAACTTCGCCGTCATCAAGAAAACAACCATGCCTGCGGTGCTGATGGAAGCCGGCTATTTATCCAACAAGAGCGATACCGCGGCCCTCTTTGATGATGCTCGCCAGAACCGGATCGCAGCCGAAATCGTAGCAGGCATTAAAGAATACCTGAAAATAAGCTAG
- a CDS encoding S-layer homology domain-containing protein, protein MPQRNKWRKVVSSIVMFSLLSSYLIAASPVLAETSAITKFSDVPSGHWAAKHISKLALQGIVKGTAGAFHPSDNVTQQEAVTMAVRFIGKENEIKQDPAVVFPPTFKMNEYFKPYIVLAFEQGLLDRTDEFKQAEASPADAWGSRIATREWITKLIIKSIGQQSIADNLASSPVSFSDGKSVSAGFAGYVNAAVSLKLVNGVTADKFEPNGAITRAALATMLSRAERLFPVAYAGQQTGILSGSDSSSIRVYGPQGETNYQLTPETNIYRFDSEKTSSLDQLNPYTKVMVIADGDKALYIEQLDGEQHIEKIAGTFDRVIAADNKLWLWVGDEPVSVVYDSTAVIKDASGAVIPVTSLIKDSKVEITRDTYRDKPLVLSITVQSAPVNKSGQGVVKAIQQTPPVLTVVNSVSNAEETYSVSPQADVVWQGTILQGGISQVRAGDTVTYEVKDSIVTKISVQQTTSKTVQGEFYSASDDSKTIQYVRQGGTQLEAKFVADSVVVTIEGLTGASMSDLVKGDNLELTLNQNDQVTAVKVLDRKVEMVNGAVIVSYDPDLKALVVKSTAGKLIPVYLSDKTKIDYNGTAMTLNAAGAMLTKNRKVTIGYTDDKAVILQFVYKYTGTVVSINSSTNQITLMLSNGSPFTIAMDAPGVEIYGKSPATLSDVKTGDTVTALLNANQDKAVAIQVQTAKQLEIVSVDLTAKKVKLKSPDQVTTEWAAGTWDLFNERGDKIALSGLTAGQVGNLTFMGTTAVSFKTIAVTNGRITSVAADKVVLTDYNGASIEVPLGSTYTVVKNGASGSSASVLQAGDRVEVRKDAKEQILITVNSGITKTFWKFDSSANVLSVKRSSLSDSNYTYQVTAKTIVSQGNTAIPITHLKDGDSIVLYLSQGVLVEIAKQP, encoded by the coding sequence ATGCCGCAGCGAAATAAATGGCGAAAAGTGGTCTCTTCGATCGTTATGTTTTCATTGCTTTCCAGTTACTTGATAGCAGCAAGCCCTGTATTAGCGGAAACGTCCGCCATCACGAAGTTCAGTGACGTTCCTTCCGGCCATTGGGCGGCTAAGCATATTTCCAAGCTGGCGCTACAGGGCATCGTCAAGGGGACTGCAGGCGCGTTTCACCCAAGCGACAATGTTACGCAGCAGGAAGCAGTAACGATGGCCGTCCGTTTCATAGGCAAGGAGAATGAAATTAAGCAGGATCCAGCGGTTGTTTTCCCGCCGACATTCAAAATGAACGAGTACTTTAAGCCATACATTGTGCTTGCTTTCGAGCAAGGACTCCTCGACAGGACAGATGAATTCAAGCAGGCTGAGGCTAGCCCGGCAGATGCATGGGGCTCCCGGATAGCTACCCGCGAATGGATTACGAAGCTTATCATTAAATCGATCGGGCAGCAGAGCATTGCGGACAACCTTGCTTCCTCTCCGGTGTCCTTCTCTGACGGCAAGAGCGTAAGCGCAGGCTTTGCCGGTTATGTCAATGCAGCGGTCTCGCTAAAGCTCGTTAACGGCGTCACGGCGGACAAGTTCGAACCGAACGGCGCTATTACCCGAGCCGCACTGGCAACTATGCTCAGCCGGGCGGAGAGGTTATTTCCTGTCGCATATGCGGGACAACAAACCGGGATACTTTCCGGCTCAGACAGTTCTTCGATCCGTGTATACGGGCCGCAAGGTGAAACGAATTACCAATTAACACCGGAGACGAATATTTACCGGTTCGACTCGGAGAAAACATCATCCCTTGACCAGTTAAACCCATACACGAAGGTAATGGTTATCGCTGACGGCGATAAGGCGCTTTATATCGAGCAATTGGACGGCGAACAGCATATTGAGAAAATCGCGGGTACCTTTGACCGAGTGATCGCAGCCGATAATAAATTGTGGCTTTGGGTGGGGGACGAGCCGGTGTCAGTCGTATATGACAGCACAGCCGTCATTAAAGACGCATCCGGCGCAGTCATCCCGGTTACTTCATTGATCAAGGACAGCAAGGTAGAGATTACGCGCGACACCTACCGGGACAAGCCTCTGGTTCTGTCCATTACGGTGCAGTCGGCGCCCGTTAACAAATCCGGCCAAGGCGTTGTCAAAGCGATACAGCAAACACCGCCGGTGCTTACTGTAGTGAATTCGGTTTCGAATGCGGAGGAAACATACAGCGTGTCTCCGCAGGCGGACGTAGTTTGGCAGGGGACCATTCTGCAGGGCGGCATCTCTCAGGTTCGCGCTGGCGATACCGTTACCTATGAAGTGAAGGATAGTATCGTTACCAAAATTTCAGTTCAGCAAACTACTTCAAAGACGGTTCAAGGCGAATTCTATTCGGCGAGCGACGATAGTAAGACAATCCAGTATGTGCGCCAAGGCGGGACTCAGCTTGAAGCCAAATTCGTGGCGGATTCCGTTGTTGTCACGATAGAGGGTCTCACCGGAGCAAGCATGTCCGATCTCGTGAAGGGCGATAATCTCGAGCTCACCTTGAACCAGAACGACCAGGTTACTGCCGTTAAAGTGCTTGACCGTAAGGTTGAAATGGTGAACGGGGCAGTAATCGTCAGCTATGATCCGGATTTAAAAGCCTTGGTCGTTAAAAGCACCGCAGGGAAGTTGATTCCTGTTTACCTGTCCGATAAGACCAAAATCGATTATAACGGGACAGCAATGACATTGAACGCGGCTGGCGCCATGCTGACGAAGAACCGGAAGGTTACGATCGGCTATACGGACGACAAAGCGGTTATTTTACAATTCGTATACAAATATACCGGTACTGTAGTATCAATCAATTCATCAACCAACCAAATAACGTTGATGCTATCGAACGGTTCACCGTTTACCATCGCAATGGATGCGCCTGGCGTTGAAATCTACGGTAAATCTCCAGCCACGCTTTCGGACGTAAAAACAGGCGATACGGTTACGGCACTATTGAACGCGAACCAGGACAAGGCAGTTGCTATACAGGTCCAAACGGCCAAACAGCTCGAGATTGTATCGGTGGACCTCACCGCCAAGAAGGTAAAGTTGAAAAGCCCGGATCAGGTAACAACGGAGTGGGCTGCGGGCACCTGGGATCTGTTCAATGAACGCGGCGACAAGATCGCTCTATCCGGCTTGACGGCCGGACAAGTGGGCAATCTCACGTTTATGGGCACGACTGCTGTTTCCTTCAAGACAATCGCGGTAACAAACGGGCGGATCACTTCCGTAGCCGCAGATAAAGTCGTCTTGACGGACTACAACGGAGCATCGATCGAAGTTCCTTTGGGCAGCACCTACACCGTTGTCAAGAATGGCGCGAGCGGGTCTTCGGCATCGGTTCTGCAGGCTGGCGACCGCGTTGAAGTGCGCAAGGATGCGAAAGAGCAGATTCTTATTACGGTCAACAGCGGCATAACCAAGACGTTCTGGAAGTTCGACAGTTCCGCTAACGTTCTTTCAGTAAAGCGTTCCAGCTTGTCGGATTCAAACTATACGTATCAGGTAACAGCCAAAACAATAGTGTCTCAAGGCAATACGGCAATACCTATTACACATTTGAAAGATGGAGACAGCATTGTACTCTACCTCTCGCAGGGCGTACTGGTGGAAATTGCAAAGCAGCCTTAG